The genomic segment GGCAGCCGTCTACCGTACGCGAAAAGGACCCCGACAGGCTATGTGCCCGACCGGGGTCCGTTCGCCGCTTGTCTCAATCCGTCACGCCTTGACCGAGACGAGCTTCTTCCCGCTGAAGGTCAGGACCTCGAAGTGGTCGATCTCGTCAGGGGTGAAGGCGGCTCCGCCGTGGACGTAGAGCGGGTTCTTGGCCTGCTCGGTCTTGGCGTTCTTGATGCCGTAGCCCCATTCCGGGACGGACCAGGAGGTGACCGTCTCGCGCTCGCCGTTCTTGCCGACGGCGATCAGCGAGCACTTCTCCGGACCCTTGACGTTCTTCAGCTCCAGGACCGCGTGCGTGCCCCAGGCCTTGGACTCCATGCCGACCGTGGCGCTGACCTGGGTGGACGCGTCGGTCCCCGAGACCTTGTCCTTGGCCTTCATGTGCATGAAGGAATCCTTGGCCGGGCTGGAGAGCACATTGGCGTTCTGTGACGCCTCGTCCCCGCCGCCCGTCGTCGCGAACACCGCCGTCGGGCCGCCGACGATCAGGGCGACGCCGGCCGCCAGCATGAAGAAGTTCCGTCGGCTCTTCTTCGCGCGGTGCTGGACGACCTCGCCGACCAGTCGGTCCGCGAGTCCCGTGGTCGGTTTCGCGGACAGGGACTCGCCGATCGCCG from the Streptomyces sp. NBC_00310 genome contains:
- a CDS encoding anti-sigma factor family protein, whose product is MPGSVQGAQGSGDNIHETVGAYALGILDDAEATQFEMHLATCEWCGQQLDELAGMEPMLAALADLPAAQGTPAIGESLSAKPTTGLADRLVGEVVQHRAKKSRRNFFMLAAGVALIVGGPTAVFATTGGGDEASQNANVLSSPAKDSFMHMKAKDKVSGTDASTQVSATVGMESKAWGTHAVLELKNVKGPEKCSLIAVGKNGERETVTSWSVPEWGYGIKNAKTEQAKNPLYVHGGAAFTPDEIDHFEVLTFSGKKLVSVKA